From a region of the Vanrija pseudolonga chromosome 2, complete sequence genome:
- the tpr1 gene encoding Tetratricopeptide repeat protein 1, whose protein sequence is MADIDAADRVITLVHDGEQLDVPLDLLGDPEYEDIAQALKGFNAECPTWTKIAREHWRAGRLNKTEELLVEGIEFFAQARPVDHFALVNLYAMFAHLHLALARTAPKTISPFAKYDVIPQGTRTKDDHYIAATQQLERAEDALRSGGAGPEDEPISVTMAKIILYLARGQPAVAAPFVDRLLQRQPNNLAGLTAHARLQFSRRQHDAALVTYQKMLQLNPDMSPDPRIGLGLCAYVLGDKERARAAWTRALQRDPGAYAPRLLLGLSSLNSAREPSFSMADRLAYETEGVANVQAAFKINNKNTAAALALATITGQAGKVEVASKLAERAIQYSDNKRSTVLSNAERGRLGFIAGDVADAGKFIAAAKAENPQDVNIIAELTLAQIAIKTGNLREALNFVEQTAKRLGGKGPFEFSVLHASLLAYPHLGMPADEQARNKLTARNILSEIQNVFTAATTEEDWAKLRGIASDADTFVELAKLWQDESVEKAITAYQSAISIKADAEEVDESQGQSQDKPVDYPAVRLSANLASLFSSQGATEVAEERYQEALHQLKDATTKEADQLKTVLAYDLGRTHEQAGDVVKASKWFRDVLHQHPEHVESKVRLAALAASAGRNAEANNLLKECLHSDEGNVAVRSVYTKFLISIGSYREAHHFATQTLKFGHDVYTFTALGWLHFTLGREAKSSAELADRPKQFLRSAEAYERALNIDPTNAVAAQGLAIALAEDTLTPKALQPPQGSAEEAKLRARLAGQALTVFGRIKDSLPEGAVNVNIGHCYFLRGEEERAIEAYGAALNSAGGGRKSTLLLYLCRAWYAYANKESNFSAMSQALFYATKALHVLPSDRAILYNIAMIQQKAAEIMLSLDPSKRTLSELQLALKNAQDAVGIFRSLADDKSGPLPYDADMADQRARYGEGLLRKAPEQVAKQEAFEGETAARVEEARRVRAAEQERINEAAAKRQAEIQAKAAELAEQRKAARDEARQWQEEIEARRVEEESRKEKRAEQRKKRKDAGIVDDDDVDGEDAERPRKKKRSSKKKKQRKDSDDDDDMEVDSDDAAPTGGDGEGEGDEEDEGTARRRTLALLKSKVGAVGGEEVSGLWQKKKQSSRRREDPDDDDTGGRGRGGKQFKSKAIIEDSDDDLDEDAGEDAGEAAAGNGTGDVSGAEDNTPAGVQSEDDDDE, encoded by the exons ATGGCCGACATCGACGCAGCAGACCGCGTCATTACGCTCgtgcacgacggcgagcagctcgacgttccactcgacctgctcggcgacccCGAGTACGAGGACATTgcccaggcgctcaagggTTTCAATGCGGAGTGCCCGACATGGACAAAGATTGCTCGCGAGCACTGGCGCGCCGGACGGCTCAACAAGaccgaggagctgctcgtcgagggtATTGAAT TCTTCGCCCAGGCCAGGCCAGTCGACCACTTCGCGCTCGTCAACCTCTACGCCATGTTCGCGCACCTGCATCTCGCGCTTGCGCGGACGGCACCGAAGACCATCTCTCCATTTGCCA AGTACGATGTAATCCCGCAGGGCACGAGAACAAAAGACGATCACTATATCGCGGCGACACAGCAGCTGgagcgtgccgaggacgcgcttCGCTCAGGCGGAGCTGGCCCCGAAGACGAACCCATCAGCGTGACCATGGCCAAGA TTATTCTCTACCTTGCCCGTGGACAGCCTGCTGTCGCCGCTCCTTTCGTCGACAGATTGTTGCAGAGACAGCCAAACAACCTGGCTGGACTTACGGCTCAT GCCCGCCTGCAATTCTCCAGGAGGCAACACGACGCAGCTTTGGTGACATATCAGAAGATGCTGCAGCTCAACCCGGACATGAGCCCTGATCCGCGTATCGGTCTCGGCCTCTGCGCATACGTCCTTGGCGACAAGGAGCGTGCACGTGCAGCATGGACCCGTGCACTTCAGAGG GATCCCGGAGCTTACGCACCTCGTCTTCTCCTTGGCTTGTCGTCATTGAACTCTGCCCGCGAACCGTCATTCTCGATGGCTGACCGGTTGGCGTACGAGACGGAGGGCGTGGCCAATGTACAGGCGGCGTTCAAGATTAACAACAAGAacactgccgctgccctcgctctcgccacGATCACCGGCCAGGCTGGCAAGGTGGAGGTTGCTTCCAAGCTGGCGGAGCGTGCGATCCAGTACTCGGACAACAAGAGGAGTACTGTTCTTTCCAATGCGGAGCGTGGTCGCCTGGGATTCATCGCCGGGgatgtcgccgacgccggaAAGTTTATCGCtgctgccaaggccgagaaccCACAAGACGTCAACATCATCGCCGAGTTGACCCTCGCCCAGATTGCTATCAAGACTGGCAACCTGCGTGAGGCCCTCAACTTTGTGGAGCAGACCGCCAAGCGTCTGGGTGGCAAGGGCCCCTTCGAGTTTTCTGTCCTGCacgcgtcgctgctcgcctACCCACATCTCGGTATGcctgccgacgagcaggcccGCAACAAGCTCACGGCTCGCAACATCCTCTCCGAAATCCAGAACGTCTTCACTGCTGCcacgaccgaggaggactgggccaagctgcgcggtatcgccagcgacgccgacaccttTGTGGAGCTGGCCAAGCTCTGGCAGGATGAGAGCGTGGAGAAGGCAATCACTGCCTACCAGAGCGCCATTTCGAtcaaggccgacgcggaggaggtggacgagtCGCAGGGCCAGTCTCAGGACAAGCCTGTCGACTACCCTGCTGTGCGCCTGTCGGCCAACCTTGCTTCACTCTTCTCGTCACAAGGAGCGACtgaggtcgccgaggagcggTACCAGGAGGCCTTGCaccagctcaaggacgccACCACCAAGGAGGCGGACCAGCTCAAGACGGTGCTGGCGTACGACCTGGGCCGTACCCATGAGCAGGCTGGCGATGTGGTCAAGGCGTCAAAGTGGTTCCGTGATGTGCTGCATCAGCATCCCGAGCACGTTGAGT CCAAGGTtcgcctcgctgcccttgccgccagcGCTGGTCGCAATGCCGAGGCCAACAACCTGCTCAAGGAGTGCTTGCATTCCGACGAGGGCAACGTCGCAGTTCGCTCCGTGTACACAAAGTTCTTGATCTCCATCGGCTCGTACAGAGAGGCTCACCATTTCGCGACTCAAACGCTCAAGTTCGGCCACGATGTGTACACGTTCACTGCTCTTGGCTGGCTTCACTTTACGCTTGGTCGCGAAGCTAAATCGTctgccgagctggccgacagGCCAAAGCAGTTCCTCCGCAGTGCTGAGGCATACGAGCGTGCACTCAACATCGACCCCACCAATGCGGTCGCCGCCCAGGGCCTGGCTATCGCTCTGGCAGAGGACACACTCACTCCCAAGGCACTTCAGCCGCCTCAGGGGAGTGCGGAGGAGGCGAAGCTCCGCGCACGGCTTGCAGGCCAGGCCTTGACAGTGTTTGGCCGCATCAAGGACTCTCTTCCCGAGGGAGCTGTCAACGTGAACATTGGTCACTGCTACTTCCTCaggggcgaggaggagcgcgcgaTCGAGGCT TACGGTGCGGCTCTTAACTCTGCCGGTGGTGGACGCAAGTCTACTCTGCTACTCTACCTCTGCCGTGCCTGGTACGCGTACGCAAACAAGGAGTCAAACTTCTCGGCCATGAGCCAGGCGCTGTTCTACGCGACGAAG GCACTGCATGTCCTTCCTAGCGACCGTGCGATCCTCTACAACATTGCCATGATCCAGCAGAAAGCTGCTGAGATCAtgctctcgctcgacccgtCGAAGAGGACGCTGAGCGAGCTGCAGCTCGCACTCAAGAACGCCCAGGACGCCGTTGGCATCTTCCGCTCTCTGGCCGATGACAAGAGCGGTCCCTTACCctacgacgccgacatggccgacCAGCGTGCTCGCTACGGTGAAGGTCTTCTCCGCAAGGCACCAGAACAGGTCGCCAAACAGGAGGCGTTCGAGGGCGAGACAGCTGCACGTGTTGAGGAAGCACGCCGTGTCCGTGCTGCGGAGCAGGAGCGCATCAAcgaggccgcggccaagCGTCAAGCCGAGATCCAGGCCAAAGCtgccgagcttgccgagcagcgcaaggcTGCACGTGACGAGGCCCGCCAGTGGcaggaggagattgaggcACGACGGGTCGAGGAGGAATCGCGCAAGGAGAAGCgtgccgagcagcgcaagaagcgcaaggacgCGGGTAtcgtcgacgatgacgacgtcgacggggaGGATGCCGAGCGGCCacgcaagaagaagcgcagcagcaagaagaagaagcagaggaaggacagcgacgatgacgacgataTGGaggtcgactcggacgacgcggcgccgactggtggtgacggcgagggcgagggcgacgaggaggatgagggcaCAGCCCGCCGTAGGACGCTGGCGCTGTTGAAGTCGAAGGTGGGTGCTGTGGGAGGAGAGGAAGTTAGCGGACTCTggcagaagaagaagcagtcGTCACGGCGACGTGAGGACCcggatgacgacgacactgGCGGCCGGGGGCGTGGCGGCAAGCAGTT CAAGTCCAAGGCTATCATCgaggactcggacgacgacctggacgaggatgccggcgaggacgctGGCGAGGCGGCAGCCGGTAACGGTACGGGCGATGTTAGCGGCGCAGAGGACAACACCCCCGCGGGGGTGcagagcgaggacgacgacgatgagtAG